The following proteins are encoded in a genomic region of Neovison vison isolate M4711 chromosome 12, ASM_NN_V1, whole genome shotgun sequence:
- the CBX6 gene encoding chromobox protein homolog 6 has translation MELSAVGERVFAAESIIKRRIRKGRIEYLVKWKGWAIKYSTWEPEENILDSRLIAAFEQKERERELYGPKKRGPKPKTFLLKARAQAEALRISDVHFSVKPGVSASSPKLHSSAAVHRLKKDIRRCHRMSRRPLPRPDPQGGSPGLRPPISPFSETVRIINRKVKPREPKRNRIILNLKVIDKGTGGGGGPGQGAGALARPKVPSRNRVIGKSKKFSESILRTQIRHMKFGPFALYNKPPPGPPPPPPAGKADPAAPPSTGLLLGAPAAPFDARSSSSSSCPSPAPQSSSDPHDVPPKLLPETVSPAAPGWREPEVLDLSIPPEAAATSKRVLPDVPAATSPALPAAPEPASAVSEPEAGDWRPEMSPCSNVVVTDVTSNLLTVTIKEFCNPEDFEKVATGVAGATGGGGSGGVSK, from the exons ATGGAGCTGTCTGCAGTGGGCGAGCGGGTCTTCGCGGCCGAATCCATCATCAAACGGCGGATCCGAAAG ggACGCATCGAGTACCTGGTGAAATGGAAGGGATGGGCCATCAA GTACAGCACTTGGGAGCCTGAGGAGAACATCCTGGACTCGCGGCTCATTGCAGCCTTCGAGCAGAA GGAGAGGGAGCGTGAGCTGTATGGGCCCAAGAAGAGGGgacccaaacccaaaactttcctcCTGAAG GCACGGGCCCAGGCTGAGGCCCTCCGCATCAGCGATGTGCACTTCTCTGTCAAGCCGGGCGTCAGCGCCTCCTCGCCCAAGCTGCACTCCAGCGCAGCTGTGCACCGGCTCAAGAAGGACATCCGCCGCTGCCACCGCATGTCCCgccgccccctgccccgccctgaCCCCCAGGGTGGCAGTCCTGGCCTGCGGCCCCCTATCTCGCCTTTCTCCGAGACGGTGCGCATCATCAACCGCAAGGTGAAGCCTCGGGAGCCCAAGCGTAACCGCATTATCCTCAATCTGAAGGTCATCGACAAGGGTACGGGTGGCGGCGGGGGCCCTGGGCAGGGGGCTGGAGCACTCGCTCGCCCCAAGGTCCCTTCGAGGAACCGGGTCATCGGCAAGAGCAAGAAGTTCAGTGAGAGCATCCTACGCACCCAGATCCGCCACATGAAGTTCGGCCCCTTCGCGCTTTACAATAAGCCCCCGCCCGGCCCTCCACCTCCCCCGCCGGCGGGGAAGGCTGACCCTGCGGCCCCTCCCAGCACAGGGCTGCTCCTGGGTGCCCCCGCGGCCCCCTTTGATGCCCGCAGCTCCAGCTCCTCCAGCTGCCCCTCGCCAGCGCCGCAGTCCTCGTCTGACCCCCACGATGTGCCCCCCAAGCTGCTCCCTGAGACCGTGAGTCCCGCTGCTCCCGGCTGGCGGGAGCCCGAAGTGCTTGACCTGTCCATCCCTCCTGAAGCCGCGGCCACCAGCAAGCGGGTGCTTCCCGATGTCCCTGCTGCCACCAGCCCGGCGCTGCCCGCGGCCCCCGAGCCCGCCAGTGCTGTCTCCGAGCCTGAAGCTGGGGACTGGCGCCCTGAGATGTCACCCTGCTCCAATGTGGTTGTCACCGATGTCACCAGCAACCTTCTGACAGTCACTATCAAGGAATTCTGCAACCCTGAGGATTTCGAGAAGGTGGCTACTGGAGTAGCAGGTGCCACTGGGGGTGGTGGCAGCGGTGGGGTGAGCAAGTGA